A stretch of DNA from Candidatus Rubrimentiphilum sp.:
CACCTACATGTCCGACGCACAGAACGCGCAGACAGTCTATGAATACCTGACCGGCGAACGGCAACCGCAAATGCCGACCGATGGCGCATATTGGAACGAAGATCAGCTACAACTGTTCTCGGATTGGATGGGCGGCGGCCGCAAGCCCTAAAACGGGATCTCGTCGCTCGAGCCCGGTTCCTCGGTCTTGGCCGCTTCCATGGCGCGGTCGATCTGTTGCTGTGCCCCTTTGAGGAGCTTCTCGCACTCGGTCGCCAGCGTCTTGCCTTCTTTGAACAGCGCGACGGCGCGATCGAGATCGACGCTCCCGCCTTCGAGTTCTTTGACGATTGCCTCAAGGCGCGATACTTTTTCTTCGAACGCACCCGGCTTTTGATCAGCCATCGAGTTCCTTCTCTTCGACGCGCGCCTTCAGCAGCCCGCGCTGAACCTTGGCTTCGATGCGCGCCCCGTCCGGGACCGACGCGGCATCGCGAACCGCGCGGCCTTCGAACGTAACGATCGCGTAACCGCGCGTAAGCGGAATATCGGGGTTTGTGCCCTCGAAACGCGCGCAGAGCACGTCGAAGCGCTGACGGGCGGCATGAATCGCGGACATCCCGGTTTGCTGCAAGCGGAACTCCAGCCGCGCTAACGCCTCGCGTTGCATCGTCAGTGGCCGCTGCGGTGACTTCGCATCGAGCCGCTTCTCCAAGCGCGCGACGCGCTGCTCTTGGCCGCGTAAGTGATCCTGAATCGTTTGCACTAACCCGCGCTCTGCCGCATCAAACGCCTGCGCGCGAGTCGTGAGGATCCTATGCACCGAGTTCTCGATTCGCGAACTCGCCCGGTCGACACGCGTCATGTAGCGGTCGCCTATCTCGCCGAAGTACTGCGCCGCATTCGAAGGCGTCCCGATAGTAAAATCGGCGGCATAATCGCTCAGGTGCACGTCTTGCGTGTGGCCGATCGCCGAAATCACCGGATGCTTCGCGCGAACGATCGCGCGCACGACGGGCTCGAGGTTAAACGGAAAGAGGTCCTCGTACGAACCGCCGCCGCGCGTCAGTACGATGATGTCAACGTTCAGCTTGGATGCGCGATCGATCGCCTCCGCGATGTCGATCTGCGCTCCGTCACCTTGAACGCGCGTCTCGACGAATTCCACTTCGATGAACGGCGCACGTTCCGCGACGGTCTGCAGAAAATCCTCAGCGCCCTTACCGCGAGCTGACACAACCGCCAGTCGCCGCGGAAATTCGGGCAGCGGCCGCTTGCGTTCCGGCTCGAACAGCCCTTCCTTGCGAAACTGCTCTTTGAGCGCCTCGAACTGCGCGTAGAGCACGCCGATCCCCGAGAGCTCGACCGATTTAACGAAGAGCTGGTACTGGCTGCGTTGCGACCACGTCCCGTAATCGCCGCCCGCGATGATCTCGTCGCCGTCTTTGAACGGCGGAAGGTTCGTCGCGTCGTTGGCCCACGCAACGCACTTCAGAATGTCGTTGCCTTCTTTCAGATCGAAGTAGGTACGGCCGCTCGGCTGGCGCGACAGCCCCGAGACTTCGCCGCGCACGCGCAAGCCCGCCAGGGTTTTGTTCAGTGAAATGATCCGCCGGATGTACTCGACGACCTTGCTGACGCTTTGCACCGGTTCGAGTGGCGGCGTTTTTGCGGGCGTCTGCTGGAAGAGCGAGTTCTGCATCGCTACGGTTGCGTCGTGGGATCCGGGGGAGCCGGCGTCGGTTCGGGCGAGAACGTGGGCGCGGGCGGCATATCCGCAGCGCCGTTAAAAACCGTGATGCCCTCTTTTTTGGCAAGCGCCCGTGCTTGGCCGCACCGGGTCAGCGGTTCGGTTCCGGTGAGAAAATATTCATACGGTCCGTAGCCGCCACCGCAACTGGCGACTTTTTGCACTTCATCGCCGGGAATAATGAAGTCGTGCTTGGCCACGTTCTTCAGCGCGCCTTGCATGAAGCGCGCCCAAATGCGGGCCGGAATATTTCCGCCGTACGATTCGCTCATCGGATGGTAATTGTCGTTGCCCAGCCAGACGGCAGCGACGAGATCCGGTGTATAGCCGACGAACCACGCGTCGCGAAAGTTCGTCGTCGTGCCGGTCTTGCCGGCGGCGGGCCGTCCGATGATCGCGTTCGGGTTTCCCGTCCCGTGGTTGATGACGTCTTCCAGCATGGTGGTCATGACGTAAGCGGTGCCCGCACTTATGACTTCGGTCTGCTCGGGATAGAGGTTGTCGAGCACGACGTTGCCCAGCGAATCTTTCACAATTCGAAACCCGGAGGGCTTGACGTGCACGCCTTGATTGGCAAGCGTCGAATAGCCGCTGGCCTGATCGAGCGGACTGATGACGGACGTGCCGAGCGCGAGTGAAAGATTCGGTTCGAGCACCGACTCGACGCCCATGCGATGCGCGTATTGGATGACGCGATCGACACCCACGAGTTGCAACAGCTTCACCGCCACGATGTTGCGGCTCTGCGCCAGCGCAACGCGCAGCGAGATCGGGCCCATGTAGCGGAAGTCGTCATCCTGCGGCGCCCACTGCGTGCCGTCGCCCATCGGATAACTCACCGGCGAATCGGAGATCACCGTCGTCGGCGGCATTCCCGAATCGATGGCCGCGGTATAGACGTATGCCTTAAACGAAGAACCCGGCTGGCGATGCGCTTGCCACGCGCGGTTGAACTGGTTTTGCAACGAGAAATGCGTGCCGCCGACCATCGCGATGATCTCGCCGGTCGACGGACGTATCGCTACCAGCGCGGCTTCGTCGGCGCCGATGCCTTCGGACTTAGCGGCGTTCACGCCCCAATCGATCGCGCTTTGCGCGACGTCTTCGACGGCCGGATCGACGGTCGTGTAGACTTGCAGGCCGCCTTCGTACGTCGCTTGCTTTCCAAATGTGTGCTCGAGCTGGTCGACGACGTACGTCGTAAACCACGGATCGCGAAAACCTTGCAAGCCCGGCGGCCGCAACCCGGTGAGTTGCAGCGGCGCGGCATAGGCCGCATCGGCTTGCGCCTGCGTGATGTAACCGCTTTCGACCATCCGGTCCAGCACGTGACGCTCGCGTTCGCGCGCGAGCGGCAAATTGACGTACGGCGAGTAATCCGACGGCGCGGCAATGAGTCCGGCCAGCATCGCGGCTTGGCCGAGCGTGAGCGTGCTGATGTTTCGACCAAAATACGTGTGGGCCGCCGCGCCTACGCCGTACGCATTCGAACCCAAGTAAATCAGATTGAGGTAGCGCTCCAGAATCTCGTCTTTGGTGTAGTAGCGCTCGATCTCCATCGCCAGCAGCGCTTCTTGCACTTTTCGGGCGATCGTCTGCTGCGGCGTGTAAAACAATCCGCGCGCCAGCTGCTGGGTGATCGTCGACGCCCCTTGCTCGACGCGATGATGCGACAGGTCGGCGATACCGGCACGCGCGATGCCGAAGAAATCCACGCCGTGATGCTTATAAAAGTTGTGATCTTCGTTTGCGATAAATGCGTCGCGCACGAGATGCGGGATCTTGTCTATCGGCAGCCAGATCCGGTTTTCCTTATAAAGGGTCGCGAGCAGGCTTCCGTCGCGCGCGTAGAGGCGCGTCGAGCGCGCCGGCTGATAATCGGCCATCCGGCTGATGTCGGGTAGGTTGCGCGAGTATGCGGCCACCAAGCCGGCGACCGAGCCCGCTACGAAGAGCACGATCAACAGCAGCGCAACCGCGACGTAGCGTAACGCCTTACGCACTGCCGTTTCCTCGAATTACGGAAGCCAGGACGCCGTTGACGAAACGCCCGGAGTCTTCGGTCGAAAACCGTTTGGCGAGCTCCACCGCTTCGTTGATGACTACCGGCCGCGGAGTCTCGGGGCGATGCCGCAATTCAAAGGCCGCCATGCGCAAGAGTAAACGGTCGATCGTCGGCAATCGTTCGATCGTCCACTGCTGCAGCAGTGGCGCCAGGGTCTCGTCGCTTTCTTGCGTGTGCTCCAGCGTACCCAGAACGAGGTCTTTCACAAAAATGCGGTGCGCGGCGTCACCGGAAGCAATGAGATATTCGTCCAGCACCTCCGACGGATCGCGGTGCCCGACCTCAACCGAAAAGAGCGCTTGCAGCGCAAGCTCGCGGCCCATTCGACGCGACGGCATGCCGGATATCCCTAAGCTGCGTCGTCCCGGCGCATAAGGCCGGGAAGAAAATCGATTGAATAGTGGCCGTTGCGAAACGCATCCGTGGCCAATACTTCCAAGCACTGCTCGACCGTGGTATTTACGCCCTCGATCACCGTTTCACGCAGCGCCCGCTCCATACGGGCAATGGCAGCTTCGCGCGTTTCGCCGAAGGCCACGATCTTGGCAAGCAGCGAGTCGTAAAACGGCGGCACGACCGCTCCCGAATAGACGTGCGTGTCGACGCGAATGCCCGGGCCGCCCGGAAAGACGACGTTGGTGAGCGTGCCGGCGGCCGGCGCAAAATTATTGTGTGAGTCTTCGGCGTTGATCCGGCACTCGATGGCATGCCCGCGCGGCCGCAAGTCGGCCTGCACGTAACCGAGCGGCTCACCGGCGGCGATTCGAATCTGCTCCTTGACCAGGTCGATGTTGTACGGCATCTCGGTCACCGGATGCTCGACCTGAATGCGCGTGTTCATCTCCATGAAATAGACTTTGTCGCCGCTCACCAAGAATTCGAGCGTTCCGGCGTTGCTGTACTGCACGGCTTTGGCGGCACGCATCGCCATATTCAGCAGTGACTCGCGTGCCTTTTCGGCCAGGTGCGGCGCCGGCGCTTCTTCTATCAATTTTTGGTGCGACGGTTTTTGTATAGAGCAGTCGCGCTCGCCCAAATTCACGATGTTTCCGAAATTGTCGCCCAAGATCTGCACTTCGATGTGCCTCGGGCTGACGATCAGTTTTTCCATGTAGAGCCGGCCGTCTTTGAAACTTGCTTCGGCTTCCGTTTGAGCTCCGTTAAAGGCTCGCTCCAACTCGTCGGGTCCGGCGACCACGCGCATGCCTTTTCCGCCGCCCCCGGCGGTAGCTTTGAGCAGCACGGGATATCCCAGATCGCGCGCCGCGCGCCGCGCCCTATCGACCGATTCGAGAATGTCGGTGCCGGGCGTCGTATCGACTTTCGCTTCTTTCATGACACGACGCGCGGTGGCTTTGTCGCCCATCATCGCGATCACGTCGGCGCGCGGGCCGATGAACGTCAGTCCGTGATCGGCGCAGATTTGCGCGAAGCGCGCATTCTCGGCCAAGAATCCATACCCGGGATGGACGGCGTCGCACTGAGTGATGAGCGCGGTCGAAATAATGTTCGGAATGCTCAAGTACGATCGCGCGGCCGGTCCCGGTCCGACGCAAAACGCTTCGTTCGCGTGGCGCACGTGCAACGACTCGCGATCGGGCTCCGAAAAGATCGCTACCGTCTTCACGCCGAGCTCGCGGCACGCGCGATTGATGCGCAATGCGATCTCGCCGCGGTTTGCGATCAATACCTTTTTAAACACGTTCTATCTCAAAGAGCACTTGCCCATACTCAACGGGCTGGCCCTCATGGCAACAGACCGAAACCAAACGGCCGGGGCCGAGCGAGCGCACCGGATTGCGGATACCCAGCGCTTCCACGAATGCCAGCTCGCGATCCGATTCGAGCATTTCGCCTTCGACCGGCAATGGGCGGCTGAAGCGGAAAATGCCGACAAGATCCGACTTTATTTCGTCAAGATTTGCCGGCGCAGCAACTGAGATCGCCGCCGGTTCGGCATTTGGAGGCGCTGCCGTGCGCATGCTCGCGCGCCGCCGGAGCTCGACGTGTCCGCCGTCGCGCTCGATACGCATCCGGACCAGATCGGTCTCCAAGAACGCCTGCACCAGGGAGCGCACGCGTTCCACTACGGGGTTCTCAGGCATGGGGGGCTACGAGTTCGCCTCTACGGATGCGCGTTCCGCTGCGGGCAGCTTGGCCGCATCCGCCGCGAAGCGTTGGTCGATCTCGGCCAGCGGTATCAGCGCGAAGGCGCG
This window harbors:
- the xseB gene encoding exodeoxyribonuclease VII small subunit is translated as MADQKPGAFEEKVSRLEAIVKELEGGSVDLDRAVALFKEGKTLATECEKLLKGAQQQIDRAMEAAKTEEPGSSDEIPF
- the xseA gene encoding exodeoxyribonuclease VII large subunit — encoded protein: MQNSLFQQTPAKTPPLEPVQSVSKVVEYIRRIISLNKTLAGLRVRGEVSGLSRQPSGRTYFDLKEGNDILKCVAWANDATNLPPFKDGDEIIAGGDYGTWSQRSQYQLFVKSVELSGIGVLYAQFEALKEQFRKEGLFEPERKRPLPEFPRRLAVVSARGKGAEDFLQTVAERAPFIEVEFVETRVQGDGAQIDIAEAIDRASKLNVDIIVLTRGGGSYEDLFPFNLEPVVRAIVRAKHPVISAIGHTQDVHLSDYAADFTIGTPSNAAQYFGEIGDRYMTRVDRASSRIENSVHRILTTRAQAFDAAERGLVQTIQDHLRGQEQRVARLEKRLDAKSPQRPLTMQREALARLEFRLQQTGMSAIHAARQRFDVLCARFEGTNPDIPLTRGYAIVTFEGRAVRDAASVPDGARIEAKVQRGLLKARVEEKELDG
- a CDS encoding PBP1A family penicillin-binding protein, giving the protein MRKALRYVAVALLLIVLFVAGSVAGLVAAYSRNLPDISRMADYQPARSTRLYARDGSLLATLYKENRIWLPIDKIPHLVRDAFIANEDHNFYKHHGVDFFGIARAGIADLSHHRVEQGASTITQQLARGLFYTPQQTIARKVQEALLAMEIERYYTKDEILERYLNLIYLGSNAYGVGAAAHTYFGRNISTLTLGQAAMLAGLIAAPSDYSPYVNLPLARERERHVLDRMVESGYITQAQADAAYAAPLQLTGLRPPGLQGFRDPWFTTYVVDQLEHTFGKQATYEGGLQVYTTVDPAVEDVAQSAIDWGVNAAKSEGIGADEAALVAIRPSTGEIIAMVGGTHFSLQNQFNRAWQAHRQPGSSFKAYVYTAAIDSGMPPTTVISDSPVSYPMGDGTQWAPQDDDFRYMGPISLRVALAQSRNIVAVKLLQLVGVDRVIQYAHRMGVESVLEPNLSLALGTSVISPLDQASGYSTLANQGVHVKPSGFRIVKDSLGNVVLDNLYPEQTEVISAGTAYVMTTMLEDVINHGTGNPNAIIGRPAAGKTGTTTNFRDAWFVGYTPDLVAAVWLGNDNYHPMSESYGGNIPARIWARFMQGALKNVAKHDFIIPGDEVQKVASCGGGYGPYEYFLTGTEPLTRCGQARALAKKEGITVFNGAADMPPAPTFSPEPTPAPPDPTTQP
- the nusB gene encoding transcription antitermination factor NusB, producing MPSRRMGRELALQALFSVEVGHRDPSEVLDEYLIASGDAAHRIFVKDLVLGTLEHTQESDETLAPLLQQWTIERLPTIDRLLLRMAAFELRHRPETPRPVVINEAVELAKRFSTEDSGRFVNGVLASVIRGNGSA
- the accC gene encoding acetyl-CoA carboxylase biotin carboxylase subunit codes for the protein MFKKVLIANRGEIALRINRACRELGVKTVAIFSEPDRESLHVRHANEAFCVGPGPAARSYLSIPNIISTALITQCDAVHPGYGFLAENARFAQICADHGLTFIGPRADVIAMMGDKATARRVMKEAKVDTTPGTDILESVDRARRAARDLGYPVLLKATAGGGGKGMRVVAGPDELERAFNGAQTEAEASFKDGRLYMEKLIVSPRHIEVQILGDNFGNIVNLGERDCSIQKPSHQKLIEEAPAPHLAEKARESLLNMAMRAAKAVQYSNAGTLEFLVSGDKVYFMEMNTRIQVEHPVTEMPYNIDLVKEQIRIAAGEPLGYVQADLRPRGHAIECRINAEDSHNNFAPAAGTLTNVVFPGGPGIRVDTHVYSGAVVPPFYDSLLAKIVAFGETREAAIARMERALRETVIEGVNTTVEQCLEVLATDAFRNGHYSIDFLPGLMRRDDAA